One stretch of Metallibacterium scheffleri DNA includes these proteins:
- a CDS encoding helix-turn-helix domain-containing protein, translated as MARFADAYCSEASAASARCLSVPRLPPTGDGQGCVRRSQGTGGHAGSAGKKTVCGCCGRTQSGWYDRKPRRIRDLSCGDTRVWLAFAVRRIHCRACGQVKTERLDFLADNPFYTKRFAWHVGRRCRQSSVRDVAKEFKLDGHTVQSLDKQYMAEQLRRAGLPGVRSPAPIRLDVQDEMNRSALQNDVAGRGAACAI; from the coding sequence CTGGCACGCTTTGCCGATGCCTACTGCAGCGAAGCGTCCGCGGCGTCTGCTCGATGCCTATCGGTTCCCCGGCTTCCGCCCACAGGCGACGGTCAAGGGTGTGTTCGGCGATCCCAAGGCACGGGTGGTCACGCTGGTTCGGCGGGGAAAAAAACAGTCTGCGGGTGTTGTGGCCGAACGCAATCGGGCTGGTACGACCGCAAGCCCCGGCGTATCCGCGACCTCTCCTGCGGTGACACCCGGGTTTGGCTGGCATTCGCGGTGCGCCGGATCCACTGCCGCGCCTGCGGCCAGGTGAAGACCGAGCGACTCGACTTTCTGGCCGACAATCCGTTCTACACGAAGCGGTTTGCCTGGCACGTCGGGCGTCGCTGCCGGCAATCGTCAGTCCGCGATGTGGCCAAGGAATTCAAGCTCGACGGGCACACGGTCCAGTCGCTGGACAAGCAGTACATGGCCGAGCAACTCAGGCGCGCTGGCCTGCCCGGCGTGCGATCTCCCGCACCGATACGGCTCGACGTTCAAGACGAGATGAACCGCAGCGCGCTGCAGAACGACGTCGCCGGAAGGGGCGCTGCTTGCGCGATATGA